The following are from one region of the Roseobacter fucihabitans genome:
- a CDS encoding gamma-glutamylcyclotransferase family protein — translation MRDPYFFGYGSLVNTKSHAYPDPRPARLHGWRRAWVATPRFGVVLLTGVPAPGHSIQGLIAAVPGADWAALDAREGGYARIATENTVDHNHPDPLDIAVYAVAPENQRRRGEQMILLSYLDVVVQGFHEVFGTAGVESFFETTDGWDTPILDDRANPIYPRHQALSTEQTALVDAHLTRLSAWVKPRDEAALPPGF, via the coding sequence ATGCGCGATCCTTATTTCTTTGGCTATGGCAGCCTCGTGAACACCAAAAGCCACGCCTATCCAGACCCCCGCCCCGCCAGGTTGCACGGGTGGCGTCGGGCCTGGGTGGCCACGCCGCGATTCGGGGTCGTGCTGCTGACGGGTGTGCCCGCGCCGGGACATAGCATCCAAGGGTTGATCGCCGCCGTGCCGGGCGCGGATTGGGCGGCTCTGGATGCGCGCGAAGGCGGTTACGCCCGCATTGCGACCGAAAACACGGTGGATCACAACCACCCCGACCCGCTCGACATCGCGGTCTATGCGGTCGCGCCCGAAAACCAGCGCAGACGTGGGGAGCAGATGATCCTGCTGAGCTATCTGGATGTGGTAGTGCAGGGGTTCCACGAGGTCTTCGGCACTGCGGGCGTTGAGAGCTTCTTTGAGACCACCGACGGCTGGGACACACCCATTCTGGATGACCGCGCCAACCCGATCTATCCCCGCCATCAAGCCCTGAGCACAGAGCAAACCGCCCTCGTGGATGCCCATCTGACGCGCCTTTCCGCTTGGGTCAAACCGCGCGATGAAGCCGCCTTACCACCCGGTTTCTAA
- the gcvP gene encoding aminomethyl-transferring glycine dehydrogenase, whose product MTFKPTEYLPYDFANRRHIGPSPSEMTEMLGVVGVQTLEALIDDTLPAAIRQKVPLDFGRAMSEREVLEHLRKVGSQNKVLTSLIGQGYHGTVTPPAIQRNILENPAWYTAYTPYQPEISQGRLEALLNFQTMVSDLTGLEIANASLLDEATACAEAMTMAQRVAKSKAKVFFVDRDCHPQNIAVMQTRAAPLGIEVIVGNPAKMDASAVFGAIFQYPGTYGHVNDFTDHMAALHEHGAIGVVSADPLALTLLKEPGAMGADIAVGSTQRFGVPEGYGGPHAAYMACRDAYKRAMPGRIVGVSVDSHGNRAYRLSLQTREQHIRREKATSNVCTAQALLAVMASMYAVFHGPEGLKAIAQRIHRKTVRLAKGLEAAGFKVDPEACFDTITVDVGPLQAAVMKSAVDEGINLRAVGETRVGITLDERCKPATLEAVWRAFGILREDRDFRAEYRFPEAMLRTSDYLTHPIFHMNRAETEMMRYMRRLADRDLALDRAMIPLGSCTMKLNSAVEMMPVSWREFSLIHPYVPADQALGYKHMIDDLSAKLCDITGYDAISMQPNSGAQGEYAGLLTIAGYHRENGDDHRNICLIPMSAHGTNPASAQMVGWKVVVVKSAANGDIDLVDFRAKAEAAGDNLAACMITYPSTHGVFEETVTEVTKITHDHGGQVYIDGANMNAMVGLSRPGDLGGDVSHLNLHKTFCIPHGGGGPGMGPIGVKSHLVAHLPGSPVDGAGAVSAAPFGSPSLLPISWSYCLMMGGEGLTQATRVAILNANYIAKRLEGAFAVLYKGPTGRVAHECILDVRPFEASAGVTVDDIAKRLIDCGFHAPTMSWPVAGTLMVEPTESETKAELDRFCDAMLAIRAEIALIEAGKVDRDNNPLKNAPHTVEDLVGNWERPYSREQGCFPPGAFRVDKYWPPVNRVDNVYGDRHLVCTCPPLEEYAEAAE is encoded by the coding sequence ATGACGTTCAAGCCAACCGAGTATTTGCCGTATGATTTTGCCAATAGGCGGCATATCGGGCCGTCGCCGAGCGAGATGACCGAGATGTTGGGCGTTGTGGGGGTGCAGACGCTGGAGGCATTGATTGATGATACCTTGCCGGCCGCGATCCGCCAGAAGGTGCCGCTTGATTTTGGGCGCGCGATGTCGGAGCGCGAGGTGCTGGAGCATCTGCGCAAGGTTGGATCGCAGAATAAAGTTCTGACCTCGCTGATTGGGCAGGGGTATCACGGGACGGTGACACCGCCTGCGATCCAGCGCAATATTCTGGAAAACCCGGCGTGGTACACGGCTTATACGCCCTATCAGCCGGAGATTTCGCAAGGTAGATTGGAGGCCTTGTTGAACTTTCAGACGATGGTGTCGGATTTGACCGGGCTGGAGATTGCCAATGCGTCGCTTCTGGATGAGGCGACGGCTTGTGCCGAGGCCATGACCATGGCGCAGAGGGTGGCGAAATCGAAGGCGAAAGTGTTTTTTGTGGATCGCGATTGCCATCCTCAGAACATCGCGGTGATGCAGACGCGCGCGGCCCCGTTGGGGATTGAGGTGATTGTCGGCAATCCGGCCAAGATGGATGCGAGCGCTGTATTTGGCGCAATTTTCCAGTATCCCGGCACCTATGGGCATGTGAATGATTTTACCGATCATATGGCGGCCTTGCATGAGCATGGTGCAATTGGGGTGGTGTCGGCGGATCCTTTGGCGTTGACGTTGCTCAAGGAGCCCGGCGCGATGGGGGCGGATATTGCCGTGGGATCAACGCAGCGGTTTGGGGTGCCCGAGGGGTATGGTGGCCCGCATGCGGCCTACATGGCGTGCCGGGATGCTTATAAACGCGCGATGCCGGGGCGGATTGTCGGTGTGTCGGTGGACAGTCACGGGAACCGGGCTTACCGGCTTTCGTTGCAGACGCGGGAGCAACATATTCGCCGCGAAAAGGCCACGTCGAATGTGTGTACGGCGCAGGCGTTATTGGCTGTTATGGCCTCGATGTATGCGGTGTTTCATGGGCCTGAAGGGTTGAAGGCGATCGCGCAGCGGATCCATCGCAAGACGGTGCGATTGGCCAAGGGGCTGGAGGCGGCGGGGTTCAAAGTGGACCCGGAGGCCTGTTTTGACACGATCACCGTGGATGTGGGACCGTTGCAGGCGGCGGTGATGAAATCGGCGGTGGATGAGGGGATTAACCTGCGTGCTGTGGGCGAGACGCGGGTCGGGATCACGCTGGATGAACGGTGCAAACCCGCGACGCTGGAGGCCGTTTGGCGGGCGTTCGGGATCCTTCGCGAGGATCGTGATTTTAGGGCGGAGTATCGGTTCCCCGAGGCAATGTTGCGCACGTCTGATTATTTGACGCACCCGATTTTCCATATGAATCGGGCCGAGACGGAGATGATGCGGTACATGCGCCGGCTGGCGGATCGCGATCTGGCGCTGGACCGGGCGATGATCCCGTTGGGGTCTTGTACGATGAAGCTGAATTCGGCGGTAGAGATGATGCCGGTGAGTTGGCGGGAGTTTTCGTTGATTCACCCTTATGTGCCTGCGGATCAGGCCCTGGGGTACAAACATATGATCGACGATCTGAGCGCGAAACTATGCGATATCACCGGCTATGATGCGATTTCCATGCAGCCCAATTCGGGCGCGCAGGGGGAATATGCCGGGCTCTTGACCATCGCCGGCTATCACCGCGAAAACGGTGATGATCACCGCAACATCTGCCTTATCCCGATGAGCGCGCATGGGACCAACCCGGCCTCGGCGCAGATGGTCGGCTGGAAGGTTGTGGTGGTAAAATCTGCGGCCAACGGCGACATTGATCTGGTGGATTTCCGCGCCAAGGCGGAGGCGGCGGGCGACAATCTGGCCGCTTGCATGATCACCTATCCGTCGACCCACGGCGTGTTCGAGGAGACGGTGACGGAGGTAACGAAAATCACCCATGATCACGGCGGTCAGGTCTATATCGATGGGGCGAATATGAACGCGATGGTGGGGCTGTCACGGCCCGGAGACCTGGGTGGGGATGTGAGCCATCTCAACCTGCACAAGACCTTCTGTATCCCGCATGGGGGCGGCGGTCCGGGCATGGGGCCGATTGGTGTCAAATCGCATCTGGTGGCGCATTTGCCTGGCTCGCCGGTGGACGGGGCGGGGGCGGTTTCGGCCGCGCCCTTTGGTTCGCCGTCGTTGTTGCCGATCTCCTGGTCCTATTGTCTGATGATGGGTGGAGAGGGGCTGACACAGGCGACGCGGGTGGCGATTTTGAACGCCAATTACATCGCCAAGCGTTTGGAGGGCGCGTTTGCGGTGCTCTACAAAGGGCCTACGGGGCGGGTCGCGCATGAGTGCATTCTCGACGTGCGCCCGTTCGAAGCGAGCGCTGGTGTTACTGTCGATGATATCGCCAAGCGTTTGATTGATTGTGGTTTTCACGCACCCACGATGAGTTGGCCGGTTGCGGGAACCTTGATGGTGGAGCCGACGGAGAGCGAGACCAAGGCGGAATTAGACCGGTTTTGTGATGCGATGCTGGCTATCCGCGCGGAGATTGCTTTGATCGAGGCGGGGAAGGTGGACCGTGACAACAACCCGCTGAAGAACGCGCCGCATACGGTTGAAGATCTGGTGGGCAATTGGGAGCGACCCTATTCCCGCGAGCAGGGGTGTTTTCCGCCCGGCGCGTTCCGGGTGGATAAATATTGGCCGCCGGTGAACCGGGTCGATAATGTCTATGGCGACCGGCATCTGGTCTGCACCTGCCCACCGTTGGAAGAATATGCGGAGGCCGCCGAGTAA
- a CDS encoding NAD+ synthase — MSDRFRITLGQLNPTVGDLTGNAALARKAWEAGRDAGADLVALPEMFITGYNAQDLVMRRAFQLDAARVVEELAVACSDGPALAVGAPWVEGTKLYNGYLILKGGKVASQMLKHHLPNETVFDEVRIFDSGPLGGPYSVGNARIGSPICEDAWHEDVAEMLVETGAEFLLVPNGSPYYRGKFDTRLNHMVARVVETELPLIYLNMVGGQDDQVFDGGSFALNPGGELAVQMPVLEEAITHVDLERTDAGWRVVPGERAPHPDAWEQDYHVMVQSLRDYCAKTGFGKVLLGLSGGVDSAIVAAIAVDALGAQNVRCVMLPSEYTSRESLEDAEAVAKALGCRYDNVPITQGRAAITDTLAPLFEGLEPGLAEENIQSRLRGLLLMAMSNKFGEMLLTTGNKSEVAVGYATIYGDMAGGYNPIKDLYKTRVFETCRWRNANHRSWMKGPEGAVMPARVIDKPPSAELRADQRDSDSLPDYPDLDAMLEILVDRAGSIEDCVAAGFLRDVAKKVEHLVYISEYKRFQSAPGARLTKGAFWLDRRYPIVNRWRDPS, encoded by the coding sequence ATGTCGGATCGTTTTCGGATCACGTTGGGGCAACTCAACCCCACGGTTGGGGACCTCACGGGCAACGCCGCATTGGCGCGCAAGGCTTGGGAGGCCGGGCGCGATGCGGGTGCGGATTTAGTGGCCCTGCCGGAGATGTTCATAACCGGGTATAACGCGCAGGATCTGGTGATGCGCCGGGCGTTTCAACTGGACGCGGCACGGGTCGTTGAGGAACTGGCCGTCGCTTGTTCGGACGGCCCGGCGTTGGCCGTAGGGGCACCTTGGGTGGAGGGGACGAAGCTTTATAATGGCTATCTGATCTTGAAGGGTGGCAAGGTTGCCAGTCAAATGCTCAAGCATCATTTGCCCAATGAGACGGTATTTGATGAGGTGCGCATTTTTGATTCCGGCCCCTTGGGCGGGCCCTATTCGGTTGGAAATGCCCGTATCGGCTCGCCCATTTGCGAGGATGCATGGCATGAAGATGTGGCCGAAATGCTGGTCGAGACGGGCGCGGAATTCTTGTTGGTGCCCAACGGATCCCCCTATTATCGCGGTAAATTCGACACGCGCCTGAACCATATGGTAGCGCGGGTGGTGGAGACGGAATTACCGCTGATCTATCTTAATATGGTCGGGGGGCAGGATGATCAGGTGTTTGACGGTGGCTCTTTTGCGCTGAACCCCGGGGGCGAGTTGGCGGTGCAGATGCCGGTGCTCGAAGAGGCGATCACCCATGTTGATCTGGAACGCACCGATGCGGGCTGGCGCGTGGTGCCCGGTGAGCGGGCGCCACATCCGGACGCCTGGGAGCAGGATTACCACGTCATGGTGCAGAGCTTGCGCGATTATTGTGCCAAGACCGGGTTCGGCAAGGTGTTGCTGGGTCTGTCGGGCGGGGTGGATAGCGCGATTGTCGCGGCGATTGCGGTGGATGCGCTGGGGGCACAGAATGTACGCTGTGTGATGCTGCCGTCTGAATATACCTCACGAGAGTCGCTGGAGGACGCCGAAGCCGTGGCCAAGGCGCTGGGGTGTCGGTATGATAACGTGCCGATCACCCAAGGGCGCGCGGCGATTACTGACACGCTCGCGCCGCTGTTTGAGGGTCTGGAGCCGGGTCTGGCCGAGGAAAACATCCAATCGCGCCTGCGGGGTTTGTTGCTGATGGCGATGTCCAACAAATTCGGCGAAATGCTGTTGACCACGGGCAATAAATCCGAAGTGGCCGTGGGCTATGCCACCATCTACGGCGATATGGCGGGTGGGTATAACCCGATCAAGGATCTCTACAAGACCCGTGTGTTCGAGACTTGCAGATGGCGCAATGCCAATCATCGAAGCTGGATGAAAGGTCCCGAGGGTGCGGTGATGCCCGCGCGCGTGATCGACAAGCCGCCCTCTGCCGAGTTGCGTGCTGATCAAAGGGACAGCGATAGCTTGCCCGATTACCCTGATCTGGACGCGATGTTGGAGATTTTGGTCGACCGGGCAGGATCCATCGAGGATTGTGTGGCCGCCGGGTTCCTGCGTGATGTGGCCAAAAAGGTCGAGCATCTGGTTTACATCTCGGAGTATAAGCGGTTTCAATCCGCCCCCGGCGCGCGCCTGACAAAGGGTGCATTCTGGCTGGATCGGCGCTACCCGATTGTGAACCGCTGGCGTGATCCATCCTGA
- a CDS encoding MBL fold metallo-hydrolase, which yields MSDQMTLSRRAALAGAAALPLAAVSAGMSRAGAEIKGVAMSPFNRIKVGGFDVTTLLAGTRAVEGPHNIFGLNVDADTFAEVSAAANLPTDKSQFFFTPTVVNTGAELVLFDTGLSAEGTTSALEAAGYSADQIDVVVITHMHGDHIGGMTTGDGALTYGNARLVTGRTEFDAWAKADNDNFKAKIAPFAEQFTFLEDGADVASGLTAMAAFGHTPGHMTYMVEDGGTQLVIGADFANHYVWSLAHPDWEVKFDMDKAAAATTRRRMLDMMATDKTAFIGYHMPWPGVGYVEKRGDGFAYAPHSYQLML from the coding sequence ATGTCAGATCAGATGACCCTCTCCCGTCGTGCGGCCCTTGCCGGTGCTGCCGCCCTGCCCCTTGCTGCCGTCAGTGCCGGAATGTCCCGCGCCGGGGCCGAAATCAAGGGTGTGGCGATGAGCCCGTTCAACCGCATCAAGGTCGGCGGCTTTGATGTTACCACCCTGCTTGCGGGGACCCGAGCCGTTGAAGGGCCGCATAACATTTTCGGGCTTAACGTGGATGCGGATACTTTTGCCGAAGTTTCAGCCGCCGCCAACCTGCCCACGGATAAATCACAGTTCTTTTTCACGCCCACAGTGGTGAACACCGGCGCGGAGCTTGTGCTCTTTGACACCGGGTTATCGGCTGAGGGCACCACATCCGCATTAGAGGCCGCCGGGTATAGCGCGGATCAGATCGACGTTGTGGTGATCACGCATATGCACGGCGATCACATCGGGGGGATGACGACCGGGGACGGCGCTTTGACCTATGGCAATGCGCGCCTGGTGACGGGTCGCACAGAATTTGATGCCTGGGCGAAAGCGGACAATGACAATTTCAAAGCCAAGATCGCACCTTTTGCGGAGCAGTTCACCTTTCTTGAGGATGGTGCTGACGTGGCATCCGGGCTGACGGCCATGGCGGCCTTTGGTCACACGCCGGGGCATATGACCTATATGGTTGAAGACGGTGGCACGCAGCTGGTGATCGGCGCAGATTTTGCCAATCATTATGTGTGGTCGCTGGCGCATCCGGATTGGGAAGTGAAGTTTGATATGGATAAGGCCGCGGCGGCCACCACCCGGCGTCGGATGCTGGATATGATGGCGACCGATAAGACGGCCTTTATCGGCTACCACATGCCCTGGCCGGGAGTGGGCTATGTCGAAAAACGCGGGGATGGCTTTGCTTATGCGCCGCATAGCTATCAGCTGATGCTGTGA
- a CDS encoding polyhydroxybutyrate depolymerase, protein MLLTTLTVILALSGAPVFACGPDSNCLLGDRHYRIAMPAGHDGVTPVPAIVFAHGYRGSAQGVMRNGSLRRMVSDLGAALIAVKSEGDDWVIPNAPRHMDSDGAEEFAYFDAVLADATRRFNIDETRIMATGFSAGAMMVWNLACARSDRFAVFVPISGTFWLEPPQSCVGPVADILHIHGDNDSTVPLKGRRIQQTKQGEVRQSLDMYAAYGNFGMPVTTSRNGLICQERRNQEGDILDFCLFEGGHSFRAEHLRFAWQHFKDAGRF, encoded by the coding sequence GTGTTATTGACAACTCTCACCGTGATCCTCGCTCTTTCCGGCGCGCCTGTTTTCGCCTGTGGGCCAGACAGCAACTGCCTGCTTGGCGATCGCCATTACCGGATCGCGATGCCCGCGGGCCATGACGGCGTGACCCCGGTGCCTGCCATCGTTTTTGCGCATGGGTATCGCGGCTCGGCGCAGGGTGTCATGCGCAATGGTTCGCTGCGGCGCATGGTGTCTGATTTGGGTGCAGCCTTGATCGCGGTCAAGTCCGAAGGGGACGATTGGGTGATCCCCAACGCGCCGCGCCACATGGACAGCGACGGTGCAGAAGAATTCGCCTATTTCGATGCGGTGCTGGCGGATGCCACGCGCCGTTTCAACATCGATGAGACGCGTATCATGGCCACCGGTTTCAGTGCGGGTGCCATGATGGTCTGGAACCTCGCCTGTGCGCGCAGTGATCGTTTTGCCGTATTCGTACCGATCTCGGGCACCTTCTGGCTGGAGCCCCCGCAAAGCTGTGTTGGCCCTGTCGCCGACATCCTCCACATTCACGGTGATAACGACAGCACTGTGCCTCTCAAGGGGCGTCGTATCCAGCAAACCAAACAGGGTGAGGTCCGTCAATCCCTCGATATGTACGCTGCATACGGAAATTTCGGTATGCCAGTGACAACAAGCCGGAACGGGCTAATCTGTCAGGAGCGGCGCAATCAGGAAGGGGACATCCTTGATTTTTGCCTGTTCGAGGGCGGCCATTCGTTTCGAGCGGAACACCTGCGCTTCGCCTGGCAACATTTCAAAGACGCAGGGCGGTTCTAG
- the gcvH gene encoding glycine cleavage system protein GcvH, translated as MKFTEEHEWLREEDGVMVVGITIHAAEQLGDVVFVELPDEGGTVSKDDEVVVIESVKAASDILAPVDGEIVEVNSALADNPGMVNDDPQGEAWFFKLKISDPSQMDEFMDEAAYQKFIA; from the coding sequence ATGAAATTCACCGAAGAACACGAATGGCTGCGCGAGGAAGATGGCGTTATGGTCGTTGGCATTACCATCCACGCCGCCGAACAATTGGGCGATGTTGTCTTTGTGGAGCTGCCTGATGAAGGGGGCACCGTGAGCAAGGATGATGAGGTTGTTGTGATCGAAAGCGTCAAGGCGGCGAGCGATATTTTGGCCCCCGTAGATGGGGAAATCGTTGAGGTGAATTCCGCACTCGCGGATAATCCGGGCATGGTGAATGACGATCCGCAGGGCGAGGCGTGGTTTTTCAAATTGAAGATCAGTGATCCGAGCCAGATGGATGAGTTCATGGATGAGGCGGCTTATCAGAAATTCATTGCCTGA
- the gcvT gene encoding glycine cleavage system aminomethyltransferase GcvT, protein MDLLKTPLHALHESLGAKMVPFAGYAMPVQYPMGVMQEHLHTRAHAGVFDVSHMGQVILSGPSWEAVALAFETLVPMDVLGLGDGRQRYGLFTNAAGGIEDDLMFARRGDDLFVVVNAACKAADVARMRAGLPEEIIVNELNERALIAVQGPGAEAALAALDPRAAEMRFMDVADLTLDGTVVWASRSGYTGEDGYEVSVAADEAEALVRALLAQEGVAPIGLGARDSLRLEAGLCLYGHDIDASTGPVSAGLGWAIQKTRRSGGAREGGFPGATSVLDAFEQAPAQRRVGLKPTGRAPMREGVLLFDAPEGGAQIGTVTSGGFGPTVQGPVAMGYVAAHFAAPGTELFGELRGKRLPVAVVKLPFTPANFKR, encoded by the coding sequence ATGGACCTGTTGAAGACACCGCTGCATGCGTTGCATGAGAGTCTGGGCGCAAAGATGGTACCCTTTGCGGGCTACGCCATGCCGGTGCAATACCCGATGGGCGTGATGCAGGAGCATCTTCACACGCGCGCGCATGCCGGGGTATTCGATGTCAGCCACATGGGGCAGGTGATCCTGTCTGGCCCGTCCTGGGAGGCGGTGGCGCTGGCGTTTGAGACGCTGGTGCCGATGGATGTGTTGGGTTTGGGCGACGGGCGGCAACGCTATGGGCTGTTCACTAACGCGGCAGGTGGGATCGAGGATGATCTGATGTTCGCGCGCCGGGGTGATGATTTGTTTGTGGTGGTGAATGCGGCCTGCAAGGCGGCGGATGTGGCGCGGATGCGGGCGGGTCTGCCTGAAGAGATTATCGTGAATGAATTGAATGAGCGCGCGTTGATCGCCGTGCAGGGGCCGGGGGCGGAGGCGGCGCTGGCCGCCCTTGATCCGCGTGCGGCTGAGATGCGCTTTATGGATGTGGCCGATTTGACGTTGGATGGAACAGTGGTCTGGGCCTCGCGCTCGGGCTATACCGGTGAGGACGGTTATGAGGTTTCGGTAGCTGCTGATGAGGCCGAGGCCCTGGTGCGGGCCTTGTTGGCGCAGGAGGGCGTGGCCCCTATCGGTCTGGGTGCGCGGGATTCGCTGCGGCTGGAGGCGGGGCTGTGCCTTTATGGCCATGACATTGATGCGAGCACTGGCCCGGTGTCGGCGGGATTGGGGTGGGCGATACAGAAGACGCGGCGTTCAGGCGGCGCACGTGAGGGCGGCTTTCCCGGCGCGACATCTGTGCTGGACGCTTTTGAGCAGGCCCCGGCGCAGCGCCGTGTCGGGTTGAAACCCACGGGTCGCGCGCCGATGCGCGAGGGCGTTCTGCTCTTTGATGCGCCGGAAGGCGGCGCGCAGATCGGGACCGTGACCTCTGGCGGTTTTGGCCCGACTGTGCAGGGGCCTGTTGCGATGGGATATGTTGCGGCGCATTTCGCCGCCCCTGGCACCGAGCTGTTTGGTGAGCTGCGCGGCAAGAGATTACCCGTCGCAGTCGTTAAACTGCCCTTCACCCCCGCTAATTTCAAAAGATAA
- the gltX gene encoding glutamate--tRNA ligase, protein MTTTRFAPSPTGYIHIGNLRTALMNYLIARKAGGTFILRIDDTDPDRSKEEYVDGIKQDLEWLGLHWDRVERQSERLDRYHAAADQLRDMGRFYEAFESPTELDLKRKKQLNMGKPPVYDRAALALSEAEKDALRAERGDGVWRFKLDQQRIEWKDGILGDISIDAASVSDPVLIRGDGQVLYTLASVVDDTEMGVTNVVRGSDHVTNTATQIQIIQALGGTVPAFAHHSLLTGPKGEALSKRLGTLALRDLRAQGIEPMALLSMMARLGSSDPVELRSDMAELIDGFDIERFGSAPTKFDVEDLKPLTARHLASLPLDAVAETLRDAGVPEERAAQFWGVTRENIATLGDIAPWWAMMRDGAEPVIDAEDAAFVAQAMALLPEGPFDDQTWGAWTAAVKEATGRKGRGLFMPLRKALTGQAHGPDMSALLPLLQVIKARG, encoded by the coding sequence ATGACGACCACCCGTTTCGCCCCCTCACCGACCGGATACATCCACATCGGCAACCTGCGCACCGCGCTGATGAATTACCTGATCGCGCGCAAGGCGGGCGGCACCTTCATCTTGCGCATCGATGACACGGACCCGGACCGTTCCAAAGAAGAATACGTCGATGGGATCAAGCAGGATCTTGAATGGCTCGGCTTGCACTGGGACCGGGTCGAGCGGCAATCCGAGCGGTTGGACCGCTACCACGCCGCCGCCGACCAACTGCGCGACATGGGTCGGTTTTACGAGGCGTTTGAAAGCCCCACGGAGCTCGACCTCAAGCGTAAGAAACAGCTGAACATGGGTAAGCCTCCGGTTTATGATCGCGCCGCTCTGGCCCTGTCGGAGGCCGAAAAAGATGCGCTGCGTGCCGAGCGGGGCGACGGTGTGTGGCGCTTTAAGCTCGACCAGCAGCGGATCGAGTGGAAAGACGGCATCCTGGGGGATATTTCCATTGATGCGGCCTCGGTCTCCGATCCGGTGCTGATCCGGGGCGATGGGCAGGTGCTTTATACGCTGGCGAGCGTGGTGGATGATACCGAAATGGGCGTCACCAACGTGGTGCGCGGTTCGGATCACGTGACCAATACCGCGACGCAAATCCAGATCATTCAGGCGCTTGGCGGCACGGTCCCCGCTTTTGCGCATCACTCCCTGCTCACGGGGCCAAAGGGCGAGGCGCTGTCCAAACGGCTTGGCACGCTGGCCCTGCGCGACCTGCGCGCCCAAGGCATCGAGCCGATGGCGCTTTTGAGCATGATGGCGCGGCTGGGCTCGTCTGATCCGGTGGAATTGCGCAGCGATATGGCCGAATTGATCGACGGCTTCGATATCGAGCGCTTTGGCTCCGCACCGACCAAATTCGACGTCGAAGACCTTAAGCCACTGACCGCGCGGCATCTCGCGAGCCTGCCGCTTGACGCGGTCGCGGAGACCCTGCGCGACGCCGGTGTGCCCGAGGAAAGGGCGGCGCAGTTCTGGGGCGTCACGCGCGAGAACATCGCAACCCTTGGCGATATCGCGCCCTGGTGGGCGATGATGCGCGATGGGGCCGAGCCGGTGATTGACGCAGAGGATGCGGCGTTTGTTGCACAGGCAATGGCGTTGCTGCCTGAGGGCCCGTTTGATGATCAGACCTGGGGTGCGTGGACTGCGGCGGTCAAAGAGGCCACCGGGCGCAAGGGCCGCGGGTTGTTCATGCCGCTGCGCAAGGCGCTGACCGGGCAGGCGCATGGGCCAGACATGTCCGCGCTGTTGCCGCTGTTGCAGGTGATCAAAGCGCGCGGATGA
- the aqpZ gene encoding aquaporin Z: protein MNRQIAEFIGTFTLVLFGCGSAVIAGADIGLTGISFAFGLALIGMAYAIGPVSGCHINPAVSLGAVAAGRMTFAEAIKYIIAQVAGAIAAALVLMLIMSGKADYSVAENGLGQNGWGVGYLGEYSMVSAFVFEVVATFLFMVVILGATGKGAPAAMAGLAIGLALVVIHLVGINVTGVSVNPARSIGPALFAGGTALAQLWLFIVAPIIGAVAAGLLFKTGTLDAEA from the coding sequence ATGAACAGACAAATCGCAGAATTTATTGGCACATTTACACTAGTGCTTTTCGGGTGCGGCTCAGCCGTCATCGCTGGTGCAGACATTGGTCTCACGGGCATCAGCTTTGCCTTTGGTTTGGCACTCATTGGGATGGCTTACGCCATTGGCCCGGTTTCTGGGTGTCACATTAACCCAGCCGTCTCTTTGGGTGCCGTGGCTGCGGGTCGCATGACGTTTGCTGAGGCGATCAAGTACATTATCGCCCAGGTTGCCGGTGCCATCGCCGCGGCTCTGGTGTTGATGCTGATCATGTCAGGCAAAGCGGATTACTCTGTTGCTGAAAACGGTCTGGGCCAGAATGGCTGGGGCGTGGGTTACCTCGGCGAATACAGCATGGTTTCTGCATTTGTGTTTGAGGTCGTGGCAACATTCCTGTTCATGGTTGTGATCCTGGGCGCGACGGGCAAAGGCGCACCGGCGGCAATGGCGGGCCTCGCGATTGGGCTCGCACTGGTGGTCATCCACTTGGTCGGCATTAATGTAACGGGCGTTTCTGTGAACCCGGCACGATCCATTGGTCCCGCGCTCTTTGCGGGTGGGACGGCCCTTGCACAGCTCTGGTTGTTTATCGTGGCACCCATCATTGGCGCAGTTGCCGCAGGGTTGCTGTTCAAAACGGGGACGCTCGACGCTGAGGCTTAA
- a CDS encoding DUF1801 domain-containing protein, translated as MVKTAEVADFLENVMPARRHAQAQVLNALFQEVTGWRPALWQGSILGYGSYDYTYASGRSGTYLATGFAARKARLSVYIMPGYGDFGDLLVRLGKHKAGKSCLYINKLEDVDLDVLKTLIRAGLDDLGRRWPIHPT; from the coding sequence ATGGTCAAAACGGCAGAGGTGGCGGATTTTCTCGAAAACGTGATGCCTGCGCGACGACACGCCCAAGCGCAGGTGCTCAATGCATTGTTTCAGGAGGTGACGGGCTGGCGACCTGCGCTCTGGCAGGGGAGCATTCTGGGCTATGGGAGCTATGATTACACCTATGCCTCTGGCCGCTCGGGCACATATCTGGCCACCGGTTTCGCAGCGCGCAAGGCCAGGCTGTCGGTCTATATCATGCCCGGCTATGGTGATTTTGGCGATCTGCTGGTGCGGCTTGGCAAACATAAGGCGGGGAAATCATGCCTCTATATCAACAAGCTGGAAGACGTCGATCTGGATGTGCTGAAAACCCTGATCCGCGCAGGCCTGGACGATCTTGGCCGGCGCTGGCCCATCCATCCCACGTGA